A genome region from Baekduia alba includes the following:
- a CDS encoding RNA polymerase sigma factor, protein MDARPEAIRWAGPVRGARPGGALTPRAERAAVRGALRGEVGALDALFAAHWPAAYRAAYLIVRDAHAAEDIAQEGFVAAVRALDRFDRSRPVGPWLRTIVARRAIDATRARALRREVEDSALEHVASATPSPLAPEPELLAAIAALPDDQRIVVVLRHLLELTPSEIAAVVGVPRGTVNSRLRRGLDTLSREVDR, encoded by the coding sequence ATGGACGCGCGGCCGGAGGCGATCCGCTGGGCCGGACCGGTGCGAGGCGCTCGCCCCGGGGGCGCGCTGACGCCGCGCGCCGAGCGCGCGGCCGTTCGGGGCGCGCTGCGCGGAGAGGTCGGCGCGCTGGACGCGCTGTTCGCCGCCCACTGGCCCGCGGCCTACCGCGCCGCCTACCTGATCGTCCGCGACGCGCACGCCGCCGAGGACATCGCGCAGGAGGGCTTCGTGGCCGCGGTCCGCGCGCTCGATCGCTTCGACCGGTCCCGGCCCGTCGGCCCCTGGCTGCGCACGATCGTCGCCCGCCGGGCGATCGACGCGACCCGCGCACGCGCGCTGCGGCGCGAGGTCGAGGACTCGGCGCTGGAGCACGTCGCCTCCGCAACGCCGTCGCCGCTCGCGCCCGAGCCCGAGCTGCTGGCCGCGATCGCCGCACTGCCCGACGACCAGCGCATCGTCGTCGTCCTGCGCCACCTCTTGGAGCTGACGCCCTCGGAGATCGCGGCCGTGGTCGGCGTGCCCCGCGGCACGGTCAACTCCCGCCTGCGCCGTGGCCTCGACACGCTCTCGCGCGAGGTGGACCGATGA
- a CDS encoding GNAT family N-acetyltransferase, with protein sequence MLGHMPPRIRLDAELTAIRPLVVDDAVEFAAAVVANRAHTEPWEPIHAEAHFTRAGQIETLRRDVEAWDVGTGYAFAVLDREHGDAIIGRIALGNVVRGAWRNATLGYWVSATVGGRGHATSAAQLICEFAFRHAGLHRVQPAVIPRNVRSIRVVEKAGFRREGRALKYLNIAGSWEDHDIFALTLEDWEARDGDR encoded by the coding sequence GTGCTCGGCCACATGCCACCGAGGATCCGTCTCGACGCGGAGCTGACCGCCATCCGGCCGCTGGTCGTCGACGACGCCGTCGAGTTCGCCGCGGCGGTGGTCGCGAACCGGGCGCACACCGAGCCGTGGGAGCCGATCCACGCGGAGGCCCACTTCACGCGCGCCGGGCAGATCGAGACGCTGCGCCGCGACGTCGAGGCGTGGGACGTCGGGACCGGATACGCGTTCGCGGTGCTCGATCGCGAGCACGGCGACGCGATCATCGGGCGCATCGCGCTGGGTAACGTCGTGCGCGGCGCGTGGCGCAACGCGACGCTCGGCTACTGGGTGAGCGCCACGGTCGGCGGCCGCGGGCACGCGACGAGCGCGGCGCAGCTGATCTGCGAGTTCGCGTTCCGCCACGCGGGGCTGCACCGCGTGCAGCCGGCGGTGATCCCGCGCAACGTCCGGTCGATCCGCGTGGTCGAGAAGGCCGGCTTCCGGCGCGAGGGCCGCGCGCTCAAGTACCTCAACATCGCGGGGAGCTGGGAGGACCACGACATCTTCGCGTTGACGCTGGAGGACTGGGAGGCGCGCGACGGGGACCGCTGA
- a CDS encoding ABC transporter permease, producing the protein MRGVPFLLLKDLRILRRSPLLVGLLVVYPVLIAVLIGLALSKGPDKPRVAILNELPDSSQSVSVAGTTVDPSDYAQKLFASIEPVTVHSRAEAEQKVKDGDVLAAIVVPKDLIERLQRTISLSGKGPKPTVDVLYNAEDPVKQQFVESTINARVADLNKAVAGKLTQIAAGYLDILLQGGKFSVLGKDFEIAGLKKSKALVDSVLTRTPQGSPDRDALERVSRFAGLAIDNLDLSDVVLSSLATPVKVDQKVISGRRTPLDSFAVTVAVTMSLMLICVLLAAGMLALEREEHAFARLVRGLVSRTGLLVEKVVLSAGCAAAVTLAMTAGVSLFVSLDWSRSPLWVVALVAGGLAFGAFGVAIGAVAREVRAASLLAILLALPIAFLALVPSGAVASGLYDAIRVVSALFPFRAALDAADAALNDAGGLGAALAHLVALVLGWSVLARLALSRFDG; encoded by the coding sequence TTGAGGGGTGTCCCGTTCCTCCTGCTCAAGGACCTCCGGATCCTGAGGCGCTCGCCGTTGTTGGTGGGGTTGCTGGTCGTCTACCCCGTGTTGATCGCGGTGCTGATCGGGCTCGCGCTCTCGAAGGGGCCGGACAAGCCGCGGGTGGCGATCCTCAACGAGCTGCCGGACTCCTCGCAGAGCGTGTCGGTCGCCGGCACGACGGTCGACCCGAGCGACTACGCGCAGAAGCTGTTCGCGTCGATCGAGCCGGTGACCGTGCACTCGCGGGCCGAGGCCGAGCAGAAGGTCAAGGACGGCGACGTGCTGGCCGCGATCGTGGTCCCGAAGGACCTGATCGAGCGGCTGCAGCGCACGATCTCGCTGTCGGGCAAGGGCCCCAAGCCGACGGTCGACGTCCTGTACAACGCCGAGGACCCGGTCAAGCAGCAGTTCGTCGAGTCCACCATCAACGCGCGCGTCGCGGACCTCAACAAGGCCGTCGCCGGCAAGCTGACGCAGATCGCCGCCGGCTACCTCGACATCCTGCTCCAGGGCGGCAAGTTCTCCGTCCTGGGCAAGGACTTCGAGATCGCGGGGCTGAAGAAGTCCAAGGCGCTGGTCGACTCGGTCCTGACGCGCACGCCACAGGGCTCGCCGGACCGCGACGCGCTGGAGCGCGTCTCGCGCTTCGCAGGGCTGGCGATCGACAACCTCGACCTGTCCGACGTCGTGCTGTCGTCGCTGGCCACGCCGGTCAAGGTCGACCAGAAGGTGATCTCCGGCCGGCGCACGCCGCTGGACTCGTTCGCCGTGACGGTCGCGGTGACCATGTCCCTGATGTTGATCTGCGTGCTGCTGGCCGCCGGCATGCTGGCGCTGGAGCGCGAGGAGCACGCGTTCGCCCGGCTGGTGCGCGGGCTCGTGTCGCGCACCGGGCTGCTGGTGGAGAAGGTCGTGCTGTCGGCCGGCTGCGCGGCGGCCGTGACGCTGGCGATGACGGCGGGCGTGTCGTTGTTCGTGTCCTTGGACTGGTCGCGGTCGCCGCTGTGGGTCGTCGCGCTGGTCGCCGGCGGGCTGGCCTTCGGGGCCTTCGGCGTGGCGATCGGCGCGGTCGCGCGCGAGGTCCGGGCCGCGTCGCTGCTGGCGATCCTGCTGGCGCTGCCGATCGCCTTCCTGGCGCTGGTGCCGTCGGGCGCCGTGGCGTCCGGCCTGTACGACGCGATCCGCGTCGTGTCGGCGCTCTTCCCGTTCCGGGCGGCGCTGGACGCGGCGGACGCGGCGCTCAACGACGCCGGCGGCCTGGGCGCCGCGCTGGCGCACCTGGTGGCCCTGGTCCTGGGCTGGTCGGTGCTGGCGCGGCTCGCGCTTTCGCGATTCGACGGCTGA